Proteins encoded in a region of the Perca fluviatilis chromosome 6, GENO_Pfluv_1.0, whole genome shotgun sequence genome:
- the LOC120560021 gene encoding sterile alpha motif domain-containing protein 3-like has product MVSYLFEGSFKKQAKFNRFVQQWKETVTLTLEPVPVHSEKATAESSHAIPSSAFPAVFIIPKFPRDVQTKLDQKPPCKIERSDHNKIIRTLYETMALIKMFPTNDDYVKVCKALILKYPFLKDKEGNGYHTWHMSLKRKFKYERVPLIDDEEVRRMKLKFGHHKKPLQHEENTSKRAKTSKEVDIIGEDDTSVAGHVKVLQDQYRKTQPDVRMVEERMMRTFAWRRREIANGMTVEEAINKYPFLKSPCRLFQEMGRLHDEMNICRRFEDGFKVLVPTVLRLTQRKSPLADLALEEREAALTEDVPGIDFRAAILLLPILFREKNDVLVILGEDQPPSPYPTVQLDAVADWRTVLTRRVPAVVKLDGQSVCMALGLEEGVIAAFCAYFIYNVVYPSRLKNTLIFIQRYVLKMSEVGDKPLPVSVTRVINILA; this is encoded by the exons ATGGTTTCATACCTCTTTGAAGGATCATTTAAGAAGCAAGCCAAATTCAACCGATTTGTTCAGCAGTGGAAAGAAACTGTGACACTAACCCTTGAGCCTGTCCCGGTACATTCAGAGAAGGCTACAGCGGAATCAAG TCATGCCATCCCATCATCAGCCTTCCCAGCAGTTTTCATCATTCCTAAATTTCCCAGAGATGTTCAGACAAAGTTGGACCAAAAACCGCCATGCAAAATTGAGAGATCCGATCACAACAAAATCATAAGAACATTGTATGAAACCATGGCCCTGATCAAAAT GTTCCCGACCAATGATGACTATGTGAAAGTGTGCAAGGCCCTGATTTTGAAATACCCTTTCTTAAAGGACAAAGAAGGCAATGGTTAT CATACCTGGCACATGTCTCTCAAACGTAAGTTCAAATATGAGCGGGTGCCGCTGATAGATGATGAGGAGGTGAGAAGAATGAAACTGAAATTTGGTCATCACAAAAAGCCTTTGCAACACgaagaaaacacaagcaaacgAGCCAAGACATCAAAG GAGGTGGATATTATTGGGGAGGATGATACCTCAGTAGCGGGCCATGTGAAAGTCCTGCAGGACCAGTACCGGAAGACACAGCCAGATGTCCGAATGGTGGAAGAACGTATGATGAGGACATTCGCTTGGAGAAGGCGAGAGATTGCCAATGGGATGACTGTCGAAGAAGCCATTAACAAATATCCATTCCTTAAAAGTCCATGCAGG CTATTTCAGGAAATGGGCCGGCTTCATGATGAAATGAATATCTGCCGAAGATTCGAAGATGGCTTTAAGGTCCTAGTACCCACAGTGCTTAGATTGACTCAAAGGAAATCTCCCCTTGCAGATCTGGCTTTGGAGGAAAGAGAGGCTGCCCTCACCGAAGATGTCCCTG GGATTGATTTCAGAGCTGCAATCCTGCTGTTGCCGATCCTGTTCAGGGAGAAAAATGACGTTCTCGTCATACTTGGGgag GATCAGCCACCATCGCCATATCCTACTGTACAACTCGACGCTGTCGCTGACTGGAGGACTGTGCTCACTCGAAGGGTCCCTGCAGTGGTCAAACTGGATGGACAGTCAGTCTGCATGGCGCTTGGTTTGGAGGAAGGTGTTATTGCTGCTTTTTGTGCTTACTTCATCTACAACGTGGTATATCCATCTCGCCTGAAGAACACCCTGATTTTCATTCAGCGATATGTTCTAAAAATGTCTGAGGTTGGTGACAAGCCTCTACCTGTTAGTGTGACCAGGGTAATCAACATTTTAGCTTGA
- the LOC120560452 gene encoding myosin heavy chain, fast skeletal muscle-like — protein sequence MDIFSILEEECMFPKASDTSFKNKLYDQHLGKNKAFEKPKPPKKGKIEAHFSLVHYAGTVDYNTTGWLDKNEDPLNDSVCQLYMKSPVKLLAICFPPVVEDMIVTAVN from the coding sequence ATGGACATCTTCTCCATCCTTGAAGAGGAGTGCATGTTCCCCAAGGCCTCAGATACATCCTTCAAGAACAAGCTGTATGACCAGCATCTtggcaaaaacaaagcatttgAGAAGCCTAAGCCCCCCAAGAAAGGCAAGATTGAGGCCCACTTCTCCCTGGTGCACTACGCTGGTACCGTGGACTACAATACCACTGGCTGGCTGGACAAGAACGAGGATCCACTGAATGACTCAGTCTGTCAGCTGTACATGAAATCCCCAGTGAAACTGCTGGCTATCTGCTTCCCTCCCGTCGTTGAGGATATGATAGTAACTGCAGTaaactaa
- the LOC120560453 gene encoding uncharacterized protein LOC120560453, with product MLSLPPSSSRHRSKTDLTPALNPPPQSRPPTAQAELPQSSSSSPAKLFQFAACPPAVKPDVTPSSTPEPQTRPETRSPLSLPLLSSPSGARTGPVKTGRRVFVLDHKRWPTPMKKAIDDLLNKHRGQKDVLKLVDQDYAGLVHNSCKDPNSMLHPTAKLHIAQYLKHLSKLLNTSSSLNTSPEKLQERQELLHSLTKGSTTTSVY from the exons ATGTTGAGCCTGCCGCCCAGTTCCTCTAGGCACAGGAGCAAGACAGACTTAACACCTGCCCTGAATCCCCCTCCTCAAAGCAGGCCACCCACTGCCCAGGCTGAGCTTCCTCAGTCATCTTCCAGCTCACCAGCCAAGCTGTTTCAGTTTGCTGCATGCCCTCCTGCTGTTAAACCAGACGTGACTCCAAGTTCAACTCCTGAGCCTCAGACACGGCCAG AAACCAGAAGTCCGCTGTCTCTCCCCTTGCTTTCCTCACCATCTGGTGCTCGCACTGGACCTGTGAAGACAGGTAGGAGGGTGTTTGTGTTGGACCACAAGCGCTGGCCAACCCCTATGAAAAAGGCTATTGACGACCTGCTTAATAAACACCGTGGCCAGAAGGACGTGCTCAAGCTTGTAGACCAGGACTATGCTGGTCTAGTTCACAACTCCTGTAAAGACCCAAACAGCATGCTCCACCCAACAGCCAAACTACATATTGCACAGTATTTAAAGCACCTCAGCAAACTGTTAAACACCAGCTCCTCTTTAAACACCAGCCCGGAAAAACTGCAAGAGAGGCAGGAACTCTTGCACTCTCTGACCAAGGGGAGTACGACTACCAGTGTCTATTGA